Proteins from a genomic interval of Piscinibacter sp. HJYY11:
- a CDS encoding S-(hydroxymethyl)glutathione dehydrogenase/class III alcohol dehydrogenase yields MKSRAAVAFAAGQPLQVVEIDVAPPQQGEVLVRITHTGVCHTDAFTLSGDDPEGLFPVVLGHEGAGIVVEVGEGVTSVKPGDHVIPLYTAECGQCLFCKSGKTNLCVSVRATQGKGVMPDGTSRFSYNGQPLYHYMGCSTFSEYTVVAEVSLAKINPQANPEQVCLLGCGVTTGLGAVKNTAKVQAGDTVAVFGLGGIGLAVVQGARMAKAGRIIAIDTNPSKFDLARTFGATDCVNPKDHDKPIQQVIVEMTGWGVDHSFECIGNVNVMRAALECAHRGWGQSVIIGVAGAGQEIATRPFQLVTGRRWLGTAFGGVKGRSQLPGMVEDAMAGTIQLAPFVTHTMPLAGINEAFDLMHEGKSIRSVVHY; encoded by the coding sequence ATGAAGTCACGCGCCGCCGTCGCCTTTGCCGCAGGCCAGCCCCTGCAAGTCGTCGAGATCGACGTCGCCCCGCCCCAGCAGGGCGAGGTGCTGGTCCGCATCACGCACACCGGCGTGTGCCACACCGATGCGTTCACGCTCTCGGGCGACGACCCCGAGGGCCTGTTCCCCGTCGTGCTGGGCCACGAAGGCGCGGGCATCGTGGTCGAGGTGGGCGAGGGTGTGACGAGCGTGAAGCCGGGCGACCACGTGATCCCGCTCTACACCGCCGAGTGCGGCCAGTGCCTTTTCTGCAAGAGCGGCAAGACGAACCTGTGCGTCTCGGTGCGCGCCACGCAGGGCAAGGGCGTGATGCCCGACGGCACCTCGCGCTTCTCCTACAACGGCCAGCCGCTGTACCACTACATGGGCTGCTCGACCTTCAGCGAGTACACGGTGGTGGCCGAGGTCTCGCTCGCCAAGATCAACCCCCAGGCCAACCCCGAGCAGGTGTGCCTGCTGGGCTGCGGCGTGACCACCGGCCTCGGCGCGGTGAAGAACACGGCCAAGGTGCAGGCCGGCGACACGGTGGCCGTCTTCGGCCTCGGCGGCATCGGCCTCGCGGTGGTGCAGGGCGCCCGGATGGCCAAGGCCGGCCGCATCATCGCGATCGACACCAATCCCTCGAAGTTCGATCTCGCGCGGACCTTCGGCGCCACCGACTGCGTGAACCCGAAGGACCACGACAAGCCGATCCAGCAGGTGATCGTCGAGATGACGGGCTGGGGCGTCGACCATTCCTTCGAATGCATCGGCAACGTCAACGTGATGCGGGCCGCGCTCGAGTGTGCGCACCGCGGCTGGGGCCAGTCGGTCATCATCGGCGTGGCGGGTGCCGGGCAGGAGATTGCCACCCGCCCGTTCCAGCTCGTCACCGGCCGGCGCTGGCTGGGCACCGCGTTCGGTGGCGTGAAGGGCCGCAGCCAGCTGCCCGGCATGGTGGAAGACGCGATGGCCGGCACCATCCAGCTCGCCCCCTTCGTCACCCACACCATGCCGCTCGCCGGCATCAACGAGGCCTTCGACCTGATGCACGAAGGCAAGTCGATCCGCTCGGTGGTGCACTACTGA
- a CDS encoding porin, producing MRSKFQHFALTTIALAASAAASAQTTAPAAPTSTVTIYGVADSFVQFADGASRLTRLQSGGLAGSRIGFRGNEDLGGGLRALFNIESGINLDDGTNGQGAFWGRQAFVGLSSAGVGQLTLGRQYGSLYALTGDFSEFSNGVYGPSTAVIGGFGGYEPVRGSANSATANGGPARVNNSARLESASFGGVKVGALWGFGEAAGSTTGTRVADAWVRYTGGPLDAMLSFVDDKVNATGFSVRSISGAAAYSFGPARLTGGYVSVDDRSTANADGQGYWIGGDYRVGPHLVKAQFVENKAENVNAGKTQALGAGYQYDLSRRTTLYTSLTHFKNEGTTYANRWASALPAGLTNADERDVTEFALGVRHTF from the coding sequence ATGCGATCCAAATTCCAACACTTCGCGCTCACCACCATCGCGCTCGCGGCCAGCGCCGCCGCTTCGGCCCAGACCACCGCCCCGGCCGCGCCCACCAGCACGGTCACCATCTACGGCGTGGCCGATTCCTTCGTGCAGTTCGCCGACGGTGCCAGCCGCCTGACCCGCCTGCAAAGCGGCGGCCTCGCCGGCTCGCGCATCGGCTTCCGCGGCAATGAGGACCTGGGTGGCGGCCTGCGCGCCCTCTTCAACATCGAGAGCGGCATCAACCTTGACGACGGCACCAACGGCCAGGGCGCCTTCTGGGGCCGCCAGGCCTTCGTCGGCCTGAGCTCCGCCGGTGTCGGCCAGCTCACGCTTGGCCGCCAGTACGGCAGCCTCTATGCGCTGACGGGTGACTTCAGCGAGTTCTCGAACGGCGTCTACGGCCCGAGCACCGCGGTGATCGGCGGCTTCGGCGGCTACGAGCCGGTGCGCGGCAGCGCCAACTCGGCCACGGCCAACGGCGGCCCGGCGCGCGTCAACAACTCGGCGCGACTGGAAAGTGCCTCGTTCGGCGGCGTGAAGGTCGGTGCCCTGTGGGGCTTCGGCGAAGCCGCCGGCAGCACCACCGGCACGCGCGTGGCCGACGCCTGGGTGCGCTACACCGGCGGCCCGCTCGACGCGATGCTCTCGTTCGTCGACGACAAGGTCAACGCCACCGGCTTCAGCGTGCGCAGCATCTCGGGCGCCGCGGCCTACTCCTTCGGTCCGGCACGGCTGACCGGCGGCTACGTGTCGGTCGACGACCGCAGCACGGCCAACGCCGATGGGCAGGGCTACTGGATCGGCGGCGACTACCGCGTCGGCCCGCACCTGGTGAAGGCGCAGTTCGTCGAGAACAAGGCCGAGAACGTCAACGCCGGCAAGACGCAGGCGCTCGGCGCCGGCTACCAGTACGACCTGTCGCGCCGCACCACCCTCTACACCTCGCTCACGCACTTCAAGAACGAAGGCACGACCTACGCCAACCGCTGGGCCTCGGCCCTGCCGGCCGGCCTGACGAACGCCGACGAACGTGACGTCACCGAGTTCGCGCTCGGCGTGCGCCACACGTTCTGA
- a CDS encoding MBL fold metallo-hydrolase, translating to MNPETPSARFGPVTVYFGEKSGKYPDGNQVIVHGGDTVVAFDTPKVANRLSAEVFDDAVDMAILGHVHEDHMCGLHRLRGKPLHVHERDVEAARSWDGLRRHFGYPDAALDAFRPKLEAEFSYAPRPDAQAYADGAEWDLGGGIRVRAVHLPGHTAGHCALVVEPHGIAFIGDIDLSTFGPYYGDATSNLGDFRRSLARLPELDAKVWITSHHKGVYTERAPFEDALRAYTARLDDREAVLLDRLRAGPQSVEALAADGLLYPAGYGTESTRAIERWTITQHLDELVASGRVVASDEGRYRLRA from the coding sequence ATGAACCCTGAGACCCCGAGCGCCCGCTTCGGCCCCGTGACCGTCTACTTCGGCGAGAAGTCCGGCAAGTACCCCGATGGCAACCAGGTGATCGTGCACGGCGGCGACACCGTCGTCGCCTTTGACACGCCGAAGGTCGCCAACCGCCTGAGCGCCGAGGTCTTCGACGACGCGGTCGACATGGCCATCCTCGGCCACGTGCACGAAGACCACATGTGCGGCCTGCACCGGCTGCGCGGCAAGCCCCTGCATGTGCACGAGCGCGACGTCGAGGCCGCGCGCAGCTGGGACGGGCTGCGCCGCCACTTCGGCTACCCGGACGCCGCGCTCGACGCCTTCCGACCCAAGCTCGAGGCCGAGTTCAGCTACGCGCCGCGGCCCGATGCGCAGGCCTATGCCGACGGCGCCGAGTGGGACCTCGGCGGCGGCATCCGCGTGCGCGCGGTGCACCTGCCCGGCCACACCGCGGGCCACTGCGCGCTGGTGGTCGAGCCGCACGGCATCGCCTTCATCGGCGACATCGACCTCTCGACCTTCGGGCCCTACTACGGCGATGCGACCTCGAACCTCGGCGACTTCCGCCGCTCGCTCGCGCGCCTGCCCGAGCTGGACGCGAAGGTGTGGATCACCTCCCACCACAAGGGCGTGTACACCGAGCGCGCGCCGTTCGAAGACGCCTTGCGCGCCTACACCGCACGCCTCGACGACCGCGAAGCGGTGCTGCTCGATCGCCTGCGCGCCGGGCCGCAGAGCGTGGAGGCGCTGGCGGCCGATGGGCTGCTCTACCCGGCCGGTTACGGCACCGAGTCCACGCGCGCGATCGAGCGCTGGACGATCACGCAGCACCTCGACGAACTCGTCGCCAGCGGCCGCGTCGTCGCGTCGGACGAAGGGCGGTACAGGCTGCGCGCCTGA
- a CDS encoding MOSC domain-containing protein, translating to MQNLSSDGVHVAALYLYPVKGCGAVRVPELSLDRWGGAEGDRRWAVVNAEGEVTWQGAFPRLALVQPRAVDGALQLEAPGHARFVVDEGGLQPCTFQIWNEPAAKLDRFDGHDAGDAAGAWLSAVVGAPLRLVRMGDEAVGRGAANRLHIVSRASCDEAQAQVHRAGGAATELLRYRPNIVLDGPVSALQPFAEDFLLSMQWHDEASGDGALEVGRRCVRCVVPNVSPSSGEADERVLAALAQLSAQRFPGEPVCFGVYGQGRRGARLREGQAVSLAFSF from the coding sequence ATGCAGAACCTTTCTTCCGATGGCGTGCATGTGGCGGCGCTGTACCTCTATCCCGTCAAGGGCTGCGGGGCGGTGCGCGTGCCGGAGCTGAGCCTCGACCGCTGGGGCGGCGCCGAGGGAGATCGCCGCTGGGCGGTCGTCAACGCCGAGGGCGAGGTGACGTGGCAGGGCGCCTTTCCGCGGCTGGCGCTGGTGCAGCCACGGGCGGTGGACGGTGCACTGCAGCTCGAAGCGCCCGGCCACGCCCGCTTTGTCGTTGACGAGGGCGGGCTCCAGCCTTGCACCTTCCAGATCTGGAACGAGCCCGCGGCGAAGCTCGACCGTTTCGACGGGCACGATGCCGGCGACGCGGCCGGCGCCTGGCTCTCTGCGGTGGTGGGTGCACCGCTGCGCCTGGTGCGCATGGGCGACGAGGCCGTGGGTCGCGGCGCTGCGAACCGGCTGCACATCGTGAGCCGTGCGTCGTGTGACGAAGCGCAGGCACAGGTGCATCGCGCAGGCGGCGCGGCAACAGAGCTGCTGCGCTACCGGCCCAACATCGTGCTCGACGGGCCTGTGTCGGCCCTTCAGCCGTTTGCGGAAGACTTCCTCCTCTCCATGCAGTGGCACGACGAGGCCTCGGGCGACGGCGCGCTGGAGGTGGGCCGCCGTTGCGTGCGCTGCGTCGTGCCCAACGTGAGCCCGTCGAGCGGCGAGGCTGACGAGCGTGTGCTCGCCGCGCTGGCGCAGCTCTCGGCGCAGCGTTTCCCGGGCGAGCCGGTGTGCTTCGGTGTGTATGGCCAAGGCAGGCGCGGCGCGCGCTTGCGCGAGGGCCAGGCGGTCTCGCTCGCCTTCAGCTTCTGA
- a CDS encoding DUF1801 domain-containing protein: MSTSKKQPTLLSGGNPQIAKGEGDAPVQAYIEAMPGWKRDIGRRLDALIERTVPGVRKAVKWNSPFYGVEGQGWFVSYHCFTKYVKVTFFRGTSLEPMPPGESKTAETRYLDIREDGIPDEPQLASWIEQAAAIPGWDGGSPKNGGVAM, encoded by the coding sequence ATGTCCACGTCCAAGAAACAGCCGACGCTGCTGTCCGGTGGCAACCCGCAGATCGCCAAGGGTGAGGGCGATGCGCCGGTGCAGGCCTACATCGAGGCCATGCCCGGCTGGAAGCGCGACATCGGCCGCCGGCTTGACGCGCTGATCGAGCGCACGGTGCCCGGCGTGCGCAAGGCGGTGAAGTGGAACTCGCCGTTCTACGGCGTCGAGGGGCAGGGCTGGTTCGTCAGCTACCACTGCTTCACGAAGTACGTGAAGGTGACCTTCTTCCGCGGCACCTCGCTCGAGCCCATGCCGCCGGGCGAATCGAAGACCGCGGAAACACGCTACCTCGACATTCGCGAAGACGGCATCCCCGATGAGCCACAGCTTGCGTCGTGGATCGAACAGGCGGCCGCCATTCCCGGCTGGGACGGCGGCTCCCCCAAGAATGGCGGAGTGGCGATGTGA
- a CDS encoding helix-turn-helix transcriptional regulator, with protein MDAASHEAWPVERLAEVSGVSTAHFARQFKQAFGVPPHRYLLTRRIERATALLRDTDQPIIDIAFQTGWESLGTFGRTFRDITGERPSLVRERARAEVQDLSQVPHCVVSAAQRPHLTTAVSEKRRREGGPITGTLNNKELP; from the coding sequence ATGGACGCGGCCTCGCACGAAGCCTGGCCGGTGGAGCGGCTGGCCGAGGTGAGCGGCGTCTCGACAGCCCACTTCGCGCGCCAGTTCAAGCAGGCCTTCGGCGTGCCGCCACACCGCTACCTGCTCACGCGGCGCATCGAGCGGGCGACCGCGTTGCTGCGCGACACCGACCAGCCCATCATCGACATCGCCTTCCAGACCGGCTGGGAAAGCCTGGGCACCTTCGGCCGCACCTTCCGCGACATCACCGGCGAGAGGCCGAGCCTCGTGCGGGAGCGTGCCCGGGCCGAGGTGCAGGACTTGAGTCAGGTGCCTCACTGCGTGGTGAGCGCCGCACAACGGCCGCACCTCACGACAGCAGTTTCGGAGAAGCGCCGCCGCGAGGGCGGACCTATAACGGGAACCCTCAACAACAAGGAGCTTCCATGA
- a CDS encoding VOC family protein, translating to MTQVQVVGLYVHDQDEALAFYVDKLGFQVHTDVRNGPYRWLTVQHPDQPAFQLGLFVPGPPVHDEATARTLREVVAKGAMPPLVLEVDNCRAMVDRLLGRGVEFTQEPIERFGTVDAGFRDPSGNGWKMIQSRR from the coding sequence ATGACGCAAGTTCAAGTGGTCGGTTTGTATGTGCATGACCAGGACGAGGCGCTTGCCTTCTACGTCGACAAGCTCGGCTTCCAGGTGCACACCGACGTGCGCAACGGCCCCTACCGCTGGCTGACGGTGCAGCACCCCGACCAGCCGGCGTTCCAGCTCGGCCTTTTCGTGCCCGGCCCGCCGGTGCATGACGAGGCCACGGCGCGGACCTTGCGCGAGGTGGTGGCCAAGGGCGCGATGCCGCCGCTGGTGTTGGAGGTCGACAACTGCCGCGCAATGGTCGACCGCCTGCTGGGCCGGGGCGTGGAGTTCACGCAGGAGCCGATCGAGCGCTTCGGCACGGTCGACGCAGGGTTTCGCGACCCGTCCGGCAACGGCTGGAAGATGATCCAGTCGCGTCGCTGA
- a CDS encoding DUF1801 domain-containing protein, translated as MATVKKSAAAMSHDDAEHHIDRRIAELGGWRGETLSQIRALIKEAVPDVVEEWKWNNPVWSSNGILCTGESYKAAVKTTFAKGASVPDPAGLFNSSLDGNVRRAIDFREGDTLDKKALKALFKAAAEVNKAAAKK; from the coding sequence ATGGCCACCGTGAAGAAGAGCGCAGCGGCGATGAGCCACGATGACGCCGAGCACCACATCGACCGGCGCATCGCCGAGCTGGGCGGCTGGCGCGGCGAGACACTGTCTCAGATCCGCGCGCTCATCAAGGAGGCGGTGCCCGACGTGGTGGAAGAGTGGAAGTGGAACAACCCGGTGTGGTCGTCCAACGGCATCCTCTGCACCGGCGAGAGCTACAAGGCCGCGGTGAAGACGACCTTCGCGAAAGGCGCCTCGGTGCCCGACCCGGCCGGGCTCTTCAATTCCAGCCTCGACGGCAACGTGCGCCGCGCGATCGACTTCCGCGAAGGCGACACGCTCGACAAGAAGGCGCTGAAGGCGCTCTTCAAGGCGGCGGCCGAGGTCAACAAGGCCGCGGCGAAGAAGTAG
- a CDS encoding IclR family transcriptional regulator — protein MRSTEPLAPPSGTLERAFRILELLAQQPQGQALAAIADELALPRSACHRLLTDMVRCGYVRQVSERGDYALTTKLPAMGLSFLGGAGVVDIAQPIIDRLAEASGELVRLALVDGDRLTFVAKAQGARTGLRYDPDMGIDVRLSCSAGGHAWLMTLSEERAAQLVSLQGFGSPKEFGPKAPTTFKALWKVLDDDRKRGFSTIVEMYAPGMTAMAAPVRRRGQEAIGVITIAGPLLRLTPARMEQLGRTLMDAAGELAMASASSPLFSQKGRMA, from the coding sequence ATGAGAAGCACCGAGCCCCTCGCCCCACCCTCCGGCACGCTGGAGCGGGCCTTCCGCATCCTCGAACTGCTGGCGCAGCAGCCGCAGGGCCAGGCGCTCGCGGCCATCGCCGATGAGCTTGCGCTGCCGCGCAGTGCGTGCCACCGGCTGCTGACCGACATGGTGCGCTGCGGCTATGTGCGGCAGGTGAGCGAGCGCGGCGATTACGCCCTCACCACCAAGCTGCCCGCGATGGGCCTCAGTTTTCTCGGCGGCGCCGGGGTGGTCGACATCGCGCAGCCCATCATCGACCGGCTCGCCGAAGCGAGCGGCGAGCTGGTGCGGCTCGCGCTGGTCGACGGCGACCGCCTCACCTTCGTCGCCAAGGCGCAAGGCGCGCGCACCGGCCTGCGCTACGACCCCGACATGGGCATCGACGTGCGCCTGTCCTGCAGCGCCGGCGGCCATGCGTGGCTGATGACGCTGAGCGAGGAGCGCGCTGCGCAGCTCGTGTCGCTGCAGGGCTTCGGCTCGCCCAAGGAGTTCGGCCCCAAGGCACCGACCACCTTCAAGGCGTTGTGGAAAGTGCTCGACGACGATCGCAAGCGCGGCTTCAGCACCATCGTCGAGATGTACGCCCCGGGCATGACGGCGATGGCCGCGCCGGTGCGCCGGCGTGGGCAGGAGGCCATCGGCGTGATCACGATCGCCGGGCCGCTGCTGCGGCTCACGCCTGCGCGCATGGAGCAGCTCGGCCGCACGCTGATGGACGCCGCCGGCGAGCTCGCAATGGCCAGCGCGAGCTCGCCGCTCTTCAGCCAGAAGGGCCGGATGGCCTGA
- a CDS encoding TRAP transporter substrate-binding protein, whose product MKRLITFTALALAFAGALAQDIQDRTLKFGHLNNPDHPVSLGTKRFAELVAAKSGGKLKVQEFPSSQLGNELQQQSALQGGVQEMSAPATTSLAGIVKEFGLIDFPFAVGTYAQADALLDGPFGQALLAKLPEKGLVSLGYWDLGFRNVTNSRRPIQKAEDLDGLKLRVIPNPVFLETFKAFKANPVPMPFAELYGALESKAVDGQENPFAVILSNKFFEVNKYVSATQHVYAANIILVSKKFWDRLSPTEQKILHDAANEARGYQRQASRAAAQKAVSELQAKGMQYNEVSAEQRARMSDIAKPVTERFAATYDPAIVKLYQAELAKAVKP is encoded by the coding sequence GTGAAACGCCTCATCACCTTCACCGCACTCGCGCTGGCCTTTGCTGGCGCGTTGGCGCAAGACATCCAGGACCGCACCCTCAAGTTCGGCCACCTCAACAACCCCGACCACCCGGTGAGCCTGGGCACCAAGCGCTTCGCCGAGCTCGTCGCCGCCAAGAGCGGCGGCAAGCTCAAGGTGCAGGAGTTCCCGTCGTCGCAGCTCGGCAACGAGCTGCAGCAACAGTCGGCGCTGCAAGGTGGTGTGCAGGAGATGTCGGCCCCGGCGACCACCTCGCTGGCGGGCATCGTGAAGGAGTTCGGGCTCATCGACTTCCCCTTTGCCGTGGGCACCTACGCGCAGGCTGATGCGCTGCTTGACGGGCCGTTCGGCCAAGCGCTGCTCGCCAAGCTACCGGAGAAGGGCCTCGTGAGCCTGGGCTATTGGGACCTGGGCTTTCGCAACGTGACCAACAGCAGGCGGCCGATCCAGAAAGCCGAAGACCTCGACGGCCTGAAGCTGCGCGTGATCCCCAACCCGGTGTTCCTCGAGACCTTCAAGGCCTTCAAGGCCAACCCGGTGCCCATGCCGTTTGCCGAGCTCTATGGGGCGCTGGAATCGAAGGCGGTCGATGGGCAGGAGAACCCGTTCGCGGTGATCCTGTCAAACAAGTTCTTCGAGGTGAACAAGTACGTGAGCGCCACGCAGCACGTCTACGCGGCCAACATCATCCTGGTCAGCAAGAAGTTCTGGGACAGGCTCTCGCCCACCGAGCAGAAGATCCTGCACGACGCCGCCAACGAAGCGCGCGGTTACCAGCGCCAGGCGAGCCGCGCGGCGGCACAGAAGGCGGTGAGCGAGCTGCAGGCGAAGGGCATGCAGTACAACGAAGTGAGCGCAGAGCAGCGTGCCCGCATGAGCGACATCGCCAAGCCGGTGACCGAGCGCTTCGCCGCGACCTACGACCCGGCCATCGTCAAGCTCTACCAGGCCGAGCTCGCGAAGGCAGTGAAGCCATGA
- a CDS encoding type II 3-dehydroquinate dehydratase, with protein sequence MSARPKILVLHGPNLNLFGRREPHIYGTTTLAEINEKLVALARELEVDVETFQSNHEGALIDKFHEHIDLAAGALVNPAGLTQHGVPLHDAIKAMPFPVIEVHMSNIAAREAWRAHSIISPAVRGTVQGLGWRSYTAAFRTLVEWAKEAKAA encoded by the coding sequence ATGAGCGCGCGCCCGAAGATCCTGGTGCTGCACGGCCCCAACCTCAACCTCTTCGGCCGCCGCGAGCCGCACATCTACGGCACCACCACGCTGGCCGAGATCAACGAGAAGCTGGTGGCGCTGGCGCGCGAGCTGGAGGTCGACGTCGAGACCTTCCAGTCGAACCACGAAGGCGCGCTCATCGACAAGTTCCACGAGCACATCGACCTCGCCGCCGGCGCGCTGGTCAACCCCGCCGGCCTCACGCAGCACGGCGTGCCGCTGCACGATGCGATCAAGGCCATGCCCTTCCCGGTGATCGAGGTGCACATGTCGAACATCGCGGCACGCGAGGCCTGGCGAGCGCACTCGATCATCTCGCCCGCGGTCAGGGGCACGGTGCAGGGGCTGGGTTGGCGCTCGTACACCGCGGCCTTCCGCACCCTCGTGGAGTGGGCAAAGGAAGCGAAGGCGGCCTGA
- a CDS encoding TetR/AcrR family transcriptional regulator has translation MNEPVQRARPVAKRAGSAARKEPTRTNDPERTQANILEVAEAEFGEKGLAGARIDEIAAATNTSKRMIYYYFGSKEGLYLAVLEEAYRRVRDVEAELHLQDLEPEEALRRLVAFTFDHHLHHESYIRLVMSENIHRGEYLAQSPRIQELNVPAIAAIKNLYERGVKAGIFRRGLNPIDIHASISALSFFNVSNRHTFGLIFKLDMTSPAYIAERRENVVEMIVRFVRKG, from the coding sequence ATGAACGAACCAGTACAGCGTGCGCGTCCTGTGGCAAAGCGTGCGGGGTCGGCGGCGCGCAAGGAGCCCACGCGCACCAACGACCCCGAACGCACCCAGGCCAACATCCTGGAAGTGGCCGAGGCCGAGTTCGGCGAGAAGGGCCTGGCCGGTGCACGCATCGACGAGATCGCCGCGGCGACCAACACGTCGAAGCGCATGATCTATTACTACTTCGGCAGCAAGGAGGGCCTCTACCTCGCCGTGCTCGAAGAGGCCTACCGCCGCGTGCGCGATGTCGAGGCCGAGTTGCACCTGCAGGACCTCGAGCCCGAGGAAGCCTTGCGCCGCCTGGTCGCCTTCACCTTCGACCACCACCTGCACCACGAGAGCTACATCCGCCTCGTGATGTCGGAGAACATCCACCGCGGCGAGTACCTCGCCCAGAGCCCGCGCATCCAGGAGCTCAACGTGCCGGCCATCGCCGCCATCAAGAACCTCTACGAGCGCGGGGTGAAGGCCGGCATCTTCCGCCGCGGCCTGAACCCGATCGACATCCATGCGTCGATCTCCGCCCTGAGCTTCTTCAACGTCTCCAATCGCCACACCTTCGGCCTGATCTTCAAGCTCGACATGACGTCGCCGGCCTACATTGCCGAGCGCCGCGAAAACGTGGTCGAGATGATCGTGCGCTTCGTCCGCAAAGGCTGA
- a CDS encoding TRAP transporter small permease: MLDRTIDGLCRLFGVLMVACLALMVLMVFGNVVLRYGFNSGITASEELSRWLFVWMTFLGAIVAVRKHAHLGTDALVSRLPLAGRKACFVAAHGLMLYVCFLMGRGAWQQAVINLETTSAVMQVSMAWLYASGVLFAVLAGLFIVIELMRLFSGRLSDAELIGVTDTEDKPHAEERGRP, from the coding sequence ATGCTCGACAGAACGATCGATGGACTGTGCCGCCTCTTCGGCGTGCTGATGGTGGCCTGCCTCGCGCTGATGGTGCTGATGGTGTTCGGCAACGTGGTGCTGCGCTACGGCTTCAACTCGGGCATCACGGCGTCCGAGGAGCTCTCGCGCTGGCTCTTCGTGTGGATGACCTTCCTCGGTGCCATCGTCGCGGTGCGCAAGCACGCGCACCTGGGCACCGATGCGCTGGTGTCGCGCCTGCCGCTCGCCGGCCGCAAGGCCTGCTTCGTGGCGGCACACGGTCTGATGCTCTACGTCTGCTTCCTGATGGGGCGGGGCGCATGGCAGCAGGCGGTGATCAACCTTGAAACCACCAGCGCGGTGATGCAGGTCTCGATGGCCTGGCTCTATGCGAGCGGGGTGCTGTTCGCGGTGTTGGCTGGCCTCTTCATCGTGATCGAGCTGATGCGTCTGTTCAGCGGCCGCCTCTCCGATGCCGAGCTGATCGGCGTGACCGACACCGAAGACAAGCCCCACGCCGAAGAGCGAGGCCGGCCATGA
- a CDS encoding TRAP transporter large permease subunit, giving the protein MTIAIFLTALLGAMALGVPIAFSLLVCGAALMWHLDMFDAQILAQNTIEGANSFPLLAVPFFMLAGEIMNAGGLSRRIVNFAMTLVGHVRGGLGYVGIMAAIIMAALSGSAVADAAALSALLLPMMKRAGYDTARSAGLLSSASIIAPVIPPSIAFVVFGVAANVSISKLFMAGIVPGLMLGAALWVTWWVLVRQEKIEPAPRASRGEVLKALRDATFALVLPAIVVVGLKFGVFTPTEAAVVAAVYALFVSTVVYRELKLSQLYGLFLSAAQTTAVIMFLVAAAMVSAWMITVANLPAELTSLLKPLLDNPTLLLMMLMIITMLVGTAMDMTPTILILTPVFMPLVKAAGIDPVYFGVLFVINNAIGLITPPVGTVLSTVAGVGKVSMDAVTRGVWPFMLAQFGVMFLMVFFPALVTVPARWFYG; this is encoded by the coding sequence ATGACCATCGCCATCTTCCTCACGGCGCTGCTGGGCGCCATGGCGCTGGGTGTGCCGATTGCCTTCTCGCTGCTGGTGTGTGGCGCCGCGCTGATGTGGCACCTCGACATGTTCGACGCGCAGATCCTGGCGCAGAACACCATCGAGGGCGCCAACAGCTTCCCGCTGCTGGCCGTGCCCTTCTTCATGCTGGCCGGCGAGATCATGAACGCGGGCGGCCTGTCGCGGCGCATCGTCAACTTCGCGATGACGCTCGTGGGCCACGTGCGCGGCGGCCTGGGCTACGTGGGCATCATGGCCGCGATCATCATGGCGGCGCTGTCGGGCTCGGCGGTGGCCGACGCGGCGGCGCTCTCCGCGCTGCTGCTGCCGATGATGAAGCGCGCCGGCTACGACACCGCGCGCTCGGCGGGGCTGCTCTCCTCGGCCAGCATCATCGCGCCCGTCATCCCGCCGAGCATTGCCTTCGTCGTCTTCGGCGTGGCGGCCAACGTGTCGATCTCCAAGCTCTTCATGGCCGGCATCGTGCCCGGCCTGATGCTGGGCGCGGCGCTCTGGGTCACCTGGTGGGTGCTGGTGCGCCAGGAAAAGATCGAGCCCGCGCCCCGCGCGAGCCGCGGCGAGGTGCTGAAGGCGCTGCGCGACGCGACCTTCGCGCTCGTGCTGCCGGCCATCGTGGTGGTGGGCCTCAAGTTCGGCGTCTTCACGCCCACCGAGGCCGCCGTGGTGGCCGCGGTGTACGCCCTCTTCGTGTCCACGGTGGTCTACCGCGAGCTCAAGCTCTCACAGCTCTACGGCCTCTTCCTCTCGGCCGCGCAGACCACCGCGGTGATCATGTTCCTGGTGGCGGCGGCCATGGTGTCGGCCTGGATGATCACGGTGGCCAACCTGCCGGCCGAGCTGACGAGCCTGCTCAAGCCGCTGCTCGACAACCCCACGCTGCTGCTGATGATGCTCATGATCATCACCATGCTCGTGGGCACGGCGATGGACATGACGCCCACCATCCTGATCCTCACGCCGGTCTTCATGCCGCTCGTGAAGGCCGCCGGCATCGACCCGGTGTACTTCGGCGTGCTCTTCGTCATCAACAACGCCATCGGCCTCATCACGCCGCCGGTGGGCACGGTGCTCAGCACCGTGGCCGGTGTCGGCAAGGTCAGCATGGACGCGGTCACGCGCGGCGTGTGGCCGTTCATGCTGGCGCAGTTCGGCGTGATGTTCCTGATGGTCTTCTTCCCCGCACTCGTGACCGTGCCGGCGCGCTGGTTCTACGGCTGA